In Aspergillus luchuensis IFO 4308 DNA, chromosome 1, nearly complete sequence, the following are encoded in one genomic region:
- a CDS encoding uncharacterized protein (COG:C,H;~EggNog:ENOG410QEF6;~InterPro:IPR036188;~SMCOG1087:hypothetical protein;~antiSMASH:Cluster_1.17), translating to MASPSPLKIVIVGGSLSALMQAITLHQQGHSIQILEQSPTPTPPSHMAGVSIGPDVLAFLSRYDRVSHIPLGIPATQLQTVDHAGQPQPFLRIQRTMTSWDALYFRLRANYDGLASDYIPNPPDALPTFPDESPSEARARARYDYGQRVIDISEIPSTGKLAIVTESTTTSNNNTKITTTTTHTADLVLGADGPRSMVRQLFLSPSPQSATTNNENHRKYAGYLAWRGIIHESQVPATTLSLFSSNMTYNIRKHPTHGSHIIVYHIPGPNGSIAPGTRYLNLCWYQNVAAEDLPTLMTDFHGVRHHTTVPRGLVPARIWDSQRALAKNVLDFPEPYMELLRMIDAPFLHLITDYPPMGKTWFLDGRVRLVGDAAVFLRPHIAFSTNQAAMHARLMGELVGRDGVGGGGGGAAEEEWEYRVARAGELHWARSVWFGEYFQNPSLLGAVWHDAVRYWLLAAKYWVRYWCGWVDRPVV from the exons ATGGCGTCCCCATCCCCTTTGAAGATAGTCATC GTCGGCGGCTCCCTCTCAGCTCTAATGCAAGCCATCACCCTCCACCAACAAGGCCACTCCATCCAAATTCTCGAACAAAGTCCCACTCCAACCCCGCCTTCCCACATGGCTGGAGTCAGCATAGGACCCGACGTCCTAGCTTTCCTCTCGCGCTACGACCGCGTCTCCCACATTCCGTTAGGAATCCCAGCCACTCAGCTCCAAACCGTAGACCACGCAGGCCAACCGCAGCCCTTCCTTCGCATCCAGCGCACCATGACCTCCTGGGACGCATTGTATTTCCGTCTTCGTGCCAACTACGACGGTCTAGCCAGCGACTacatccccaaccctccaGACGCCCTCCCTACCTTCCCAGATGAATCCCCAAGTGAGGCACGAGCCCGCGCACGATACGACTATGGCCAGCGAGTCATCGACATATCGGAGATCCCGTCAACAGGAAAGCTAGCCATCGTCACAGAGAGTACTACCACCAGCAACAATAACACgaaaataacaacaacaacaacacacacaGCAGATCTAGTCCTCGGCGCCGACGGTCCCCGCTCCATGGTCCGCCAACTCTtcctatccccatcccctcaatctgccaccaccaacaatgaAAACCACCGCAAATACGCCGGCTACCTCGCCTGGCGGGGCATCATCCACGAAAGCCAAGTGCCAGCCacaaccctctccctcttctcatccaacaTGACCTACAACATCCGGAAACACCCCACCCACGGCTCCCACATAATCGTCTACCACATCCCCGGACCCAACGGCTCTATCGCCCCCGGAACCCGCTACCTCAATCTCTGCTGGTACCAGAACGTAGCCGCGGAGGACCTCCCCACACTCATGACCGACTTCCACGGCGTGCGCCATCACACCACCGTGCCACGGGGCCTAGTGCCAGCGCGGATCTGGGACTCGCAACGGGCGCTGGCGAAAAACGTGTTGGATTTCCCAGAGCCGTACATGGAACTTCTGAGGATGATTGATGCGCCGTTTCTGCATCTGATTACGGATTACCCGCCGATGGGGAAGACGTGGTTTTTGGATGGTAGGGTGAGGTTGGTGGGTGATGCGGCGGTGTTCTTGAGACCGCATATTGCGTTTAGTACGAATCAGGCGGCGATGCATGCGCGGTTGATGGGGGagttggtggggagggacggggtgggtggtggtggtggtggtgctgcggaggaagagTGGGAGTATAGGGTTGCTAGGGCGGGAGAGTTGCATTGGGCGAGGAGTGTTTGGTTTGGTGAGTATTTTCAAAATCCCTCGCTGTTGGGTGCGGTTTGGCATGATGCGGTTAGGTATTGGTTGTTGGCGGCGAAGTATTGGGTTAGGTAttggtgtgggtgggtggatcgGCCGGTTGTTTGA
- a CDS encoding FG-nucleoporin nup42 (COG:S;~EggNog:ENOG410PM7N;~InterPro:IPR036855,IPR000571,IPR041367;~PFAM:PF18044,PF00642;~antiSMASH:Cluster_1.17;~go_function: GO:0046872 - metal ion binding [Evidence IEA]), whose protein sequence is MVVCTYFQQGRCRFGDRCKFEHPSQQTLSSGNRFGALAGGGFGGRGAQTQQSADYGITTADIKADLTAGKGRPEWIFSCYGPGRNAPRQLFGGANRERSFEELRLRHYEAAAAGNADQAVQEAQALYGEALKQMDVILNDLNGAVKYVVDGINEHPNRIDIVEGKTGPASTPAPSAFGQPSQPSQPSPFGQPAAPSSAPAFGQPSGLGSQPFGKPSAFGQPSAFGQPSALGQTSGLGQAPGFGQPSALGQGSAFGQPSGLGGGQSAFGKPAFGQPSFGQPSTGQSSFGQPSSLGTSAFGTPAAASPFSQISAPSQQPSGFGQSAGQASPFAQVGSQTPAASSGFGQPSTTQPAGFGQPSQTASPFGQPQPPQQQPASNPFGQPSTAAAPSAFGAPSQPAAPSGFGQPASGFGQLGQSAPAPALASTPTATAGTGPPAIIKIDNPNELHPIPPLTGQTIRDPMTKRLSAWKGQPVKYINNEPCYLHPQDRQTYVRIFFPDGPPDAASLRDAHAKDEEYTAEVTAQYEFFVQNGCFKDGVIPSVPPKTEWVSFDF, encoded by the exons ATGGTTGTCTGCACGTACTTTCAGCAGGGGCGGTGCAGATTTGGAG ACCGTTGTAAATTTGAGCACCCCAGCCAGCAGACATTGAGCTCCGGCAACCGTTTCGGGGCACTTGCTGGGGGAGGTTTCGGAG GCCGTGGCGCCCAGACTCAGCAATCTGCAGA CTATGGAATCACTACGGCGGACATCAAGGCCGATCTTACCGCCGGGAAAGGCCGGCCAGAATGGATTTTTTCTTGCTACGGTCCCGGCAGAAACGCCCCAAGGCAATTATTTGGAGGCGCTAATCGAGAGCGGAGTTTTGAAGAACTGCGACTGCGCCATTATGAGGCTGCCGCAGCAGGCAACGCCGACCAGGCAGtccaagaagctcaagctcTGTATGGGGAGGCCTTGAAGCAGATGGATGTCATCCTGAATGATCTAAACGGTGCTGTGAAGTATGTCGTCGACGGTATCAATGAGCATCCCAACAGAATTGATATCGTGGAGGGCAAGACCGGCCCTGCTTCCACCCCAGCACCTTCTGCTTTCGGTCAGCCCTCGCAACCTAGCCAACCTTCACCATTCGGGCAACCCGCTGCTCCCAGCTCAGCACCGGCTTTTGGTCAGCCTTCAGGATTAGGCAGTCAACCCTTTGGCAAGCCATCTGCGTTCGGTCAGCCGTCAGCCTTCGGGCAGCCCTCGGCCTTGGGCCAAACATCTGGCCTGGGGCAAGCACCTGGCTTCGGACAACCAAGTGCTTTAGGTCAAGGGTCTGCATTTGGACAGCCCTCAGGCTTGGGAGGAGGGCAATCGGCATTCGGTAAACCAGCCTTTGGCCAGCCTAGCTTTGGTCAGCCTTCTACTGGCCAGTCTTCGTTCGGCCAGCCATCATCCCTTGGAACATCGGCATTCGGGACACCTGCTGCGGCCTCCCCATTTAGTCAGATATCAGCCCCTAGCCAGCAACCAAGCGGCTTTGGTCAGTCCGCCGGACAAGCATCACCGTTCGCACAGGTCGGGAGTCAAACCCCCGCCGCGTCCTCTGGCTTCGGTCAACCCTCGACAACACAGCCTGCTGGTTTTGGTCAACCGTCACAGACAGCTTCGCCTTTTGgtcaaccacaaccaccacaacaacaaccggcCTCAAACCCGTTTGGACAACCCTCCACGGCCGCAGCTCCGAGTGCCTTCGGGGCTCCAAGCCAACCAGCTGCACCTTCAGGATTTGGACAGCCCGCTAGCGGATTTGGACAGTTAGGCCAATCAGCGCCTGCTCCCGCTCTTGCATCCACGCCAACAGCTACCGCAGGAACCGGCCCTCCTGCCATCATCAAGATAGACAACCCCAATGAGCTACACCCCATCCCACCGCTGACAGGTCAGACCATCCGCGACCCTATGACCAAGAGGCTCTCTGCTTGGAAGGGGCAACCGGTCAAGTACATCAACAACGAACCCTGCTATCTACATCCGCAGGATCGTCAGACCTACGTCCGCATCTTCTTTCCAGATGGACCCCCTGACGCAGCCAGCTTACGGGACGCACATGCCAAAGACGAGGAGTATACAGCTGAGGTCACCGCGCAGTACGAGTTCTTCGTGCAAAACGGATGCTTCAAGGACGGGGTGATTCCAAGCGTGCCCCCGAAGACAGAATGGGTGAGCTTCGACTTTTAG
- a CDS encoding ELYS family protein (COG:S;~EggNog:ENOG410PSEP;~InterPro:IPR025151;~PFAM:PF13934;~antiSMASH:Cluster_1.17) has product MAPWDDFDSIFYFNKNFTYDGKVIEQIVANRRALENQLFADRLLGLLGVKAVTQLYPPRSNADLRTLIGHILSSPMDIEHKQALIYYILKDCRAASDAASQFSRRCHLPEKYRLFIEGLWNLDRLEFKRAVEYLTEPSIIPTFPDEILYVLTLPRLPKHDDSLVMAYYLTVSPPLASEKVQRAFFKTLCRSSITEAFYFTRKNDDTLRRSYLTQLIEFVHTTDAGQLRSSRALELIGLPFDDQEEEWFEDALLHGSAKGLHGSKDTVMMRRLASGKLSGLAQELESLGGEKIDGLNWDVLRQSVTHTQTSHSSGGQA; this is encoded by the exons ATGGCTCCCTGGGACGATTTCGACTCTATCTTCTACTTCAACAAGAACTTCACCTACGATGGCAAGGTCATTGAGCAGATCGTCGCCAACCGCCGTGCGCTTGAAAACCAACTGTTCGCCGACAGACTGCTAGGATTGCTCGGAGTTAAAGCAG TCACGCAGCTTTACCCTCCCAGATCCAATGCAGACCTCCGGACTCTTATCGGACATAttctttcctcccccatGGACATAGAGCACAAGCAAGCGTTGATCTACTATATCCTGAAAGATTGCCGTGCCGCCAGCGATGCGGCTTCCCAGTTCTCGCGCCGGTGTCATTTGCCTGAGAAGTACAGGCTGTTCATAGAAGGACTGTGGAACCTCGATAGGCTTGAGTTCAAG CGAGCCGTCGAATATCTGACCGAGCCTTCTATCATCCCAACTTTCCCAGATGAAATCCTCTATGTTCTCACTCTTCCCCGGCTTCCCAAGCACGATGACAGCCTCGTAATGGCATACTACCTTACTGTTTCCCCGCCTTTGGCATCGGAGAAGGTCCAGCGAGCCTTCTTCAAGACGCTCTGTCGCTCAAGCATTACGGAGGCCTTCTACTTCACCCGCAAGAACGACGACACTCTACGCCGAAGCTACCTTACGCAGCTCATTGAGTTCGTGCACACAACAGACGCTGGCCAACTTCGGAGCAGTCGCGCGCTGGAACTGATCGGCCTTCCATTCGACgatcaagaagaggaatggtTCGAGGATGCTCTGCTTCACGGTAGTGCAAAGGGTCTCCATGGCTCCAAGGACACAGTCATGATGCGCCGCCTTGCTAGTGGCAAGTTGAGTGGACTGGCCCAGGAGCTTGAGTCCCTCGGTGGGGAGAAGATTGACGGACTTAACTGGGATGTCCTGAGGCAGAGCGTCACACATACACAGACTTCTCACTCCAGCGGTGGACAAGCGTGA
- a CDS encoding fatty acid desaturase (COG:I;~EggNog:ENOG410PFMX;~InterPro:IPR001199,IPR012171,IPR005804,IPR036400;~PFAM:PF00173,PF00487;~TransMembrane:4 (i235-256o276-294i354-371o391-410i);~antiSMASH:Cluster_1.17;~go_component: GO:0016021 - integral component of membrane [Evidence IEA];~go_function: GO:0016491 - oxidoreductase activity [Evidence IEA];~go_process: GO:0006629 - lipid metabolic process [Evidence IEA]), translating into MVTAPSTSAARKDTILSRRYIEGLISEGKHVIIFDGRVLRVDAWIPYHPGGDKSIRHMVGKDATDEINALHSKEARQRMLSFQIGRIEGPWVNFLPPIQGGKFRPYTEDCLSDEESSDQESSGQETSQPPSPIFDAVDSTSGARQRKPAPATPASAAKSEEFQPKPFFLDARTQEELVFDTAKYPSLDLDNQEKIKQRYRDLDRQIRAEGLYDCRYFSYFIECCRYTLFAALSYYFLQIGWYATSGFFLGCFWHQLVFTAHDAGHMGITHNFHVDTVIGIIIADYLGGLSLGWWKRSHNVHHIVTNAPEHDPDIEHMPFFAVSHRFLTSLRSTYYDRIMEFDAAANFLLRFQNYLYYPILLFGRFNLYRLSWEYLFTGQAPKKGPAWWHRWFEIGGQVFFWIWFGYGVMYRSIPDWSSRLAFLFVSHMVTSPLHVQITLSHFAMSTSDMGVNESFPQRMLRTTMDVDCPTWLDFFHGGLQFQAIHHLYPRIPRHNLRRTQRLVLDFCRDTGIPYTIFTFYDGNKEVIGKLGDVAKQVRILEECRKSCAENGVFSDHH; encoded by the exons ATGGTCACCGCTCCTTCTACCTCCGCGGCCCGGAAGGACACTATTCTGTCCCGAAGGTATATCGAGGGTCTCATTTCTGAAGGCAAGCATGTCATTATCTTCGACGGTCGCGTACTCAGGGTCGATGCGTGGATTCCCTACCATCCTGGAGGAGACAAGTCCATCAGGCACATGGTTGGGAAAGATGCCACCGATGAGATCAACGC GTTACACTCCAAGGAAGCGCGCCAGCGAATGTTGTCCTTTCAGATCGGTCGCATTGAGGGCCCATGGGTGAACTTCCTGCCACCCATCCAGGGCGGAAAGTTTCGTCCGTATACCGAGGATTGTTTGTCCGATGAAGAGAGCTCTGATCAGGAGAGTTCCGGTCAAGAAACGTCACAGCCGCCATCCCCGATCTTTGATGCCGTCGATAGCACGTCAGGTGCTCGCCAGCGGAAACCTGCGCCCGCAACCCCAGCCTCGGCCGCCAAAAGCGAAGAGTTCCAACCGAAACCCTTCTTTCTCGATGCACGCACGCAGGAGGAACTCGTCTTCGATACGGCCAAATACCCCTCGCTAGATTTGGATAAtcaggagaagatcaagcagaGGTATCGTGATCTGGACCGGCAGATCCGTGCGGAGGGGCTCTACGACTGTCGCTACTTCTCGTACTTTATTGAATGCTGCCGGTATACACTCTTCGCTGCCTTGTCCTACTATTTCCTCCAGATTGGATGGTATGCGACTTCAGGATTCTTCCTCGGATGCTTTTGGCATCAGCTTGTGTTTACTGCCCATGATGCTGGCCATATGGGCATTACGCACAACTTCCACGTCGACACGGTGATTGGTATCATTATCGCCGACTATCTTGGAGGACTTAGCCTTGGGTGGTGGAAACGCAGCCACAATGTGCACCATATCGTGACGAACGCCCCCGAACACGACCCCGATATCGAACACATGCCATTCTTCGCCGTCTCCCATCGCTTCCTTACCAGCCTTCGCAGTACCTACTACGACCGCATCATGGAATTCGATGCTGCTGCAAACTTCCTTTTGCGCTTTCAGAACTACCTCTACTACCCCATCCTCCTGTTTGGACGTTTCAATCTGTATCGTCTGAGCTGGGAATACCTTTTCACGGGTCAAGCCCCGAAGAAAGGTCCCGCCTGGTGGCATCGGTGGTTTGAGATTGGCGGTCAGGTGTTTTTCTGGATTTGGTTTGGCTATGGAGTGATGTACCGCTCGATTCCGGACTGGAGCAGCCGGCTTGCCTTCCTTTTCGTCTCTCACATGGTTACCTCTCCGCTGCACGTGCAGATCACCCTTTCTCATTTCGCCATGTCCACCTCCGACATGGGAGTCAACGAGTCTTTCCCGCAACGAATGCTCCGCACCACCATGGATGTTGACTGCCCGACCTGGCTCGACTTCTTCCACGGGGGTCTTCAATTCCaagccatccatcatctttACCCCCGCATTCCGCGGCACAATCTACGTCGGACCCAGCGCCTGGTGCTCGACTTTTGCCGCGACACTGGCATCCCTTataccatcttcaccttctaCGATGGTAACAAAGAGGTAATTGGCAAACTCGGCGACGTCGCAAAGCAGGTCCGCATTCTCGAGGAGTGCAGGAAATCGTGCGCGGAGAATGGTGTGTTCTCGGATCATCATTGA
- a CDS encoding carboxymuconolactone decarboxylase family protein (COG:S;~EggNog:ENOG410PTR2;~InterPro:IPR029032,IPR003779;~PFAM:PF02627;~SMCOG1298:putative carboxymuconolactone decarboxylase;~TransMembrane:1 (o15-32i);~antiSMASH:Cluster_1.17;~go_function: GO:0051920 - peroxiredoxin activity [Evidence IEA];~go_process: GO:0055114 - oxidation-reduction process [Evidence IEA]), with translation MLYKEGPGHLLKLRSPSFLFPSTFLLLQFFLLRRFSKSPQDSTAMSRFPAIPPSQQTAEQSLVEPSARRIFSHLPPEVQWQGPSGVILGPYSPLYYTPSIIKPWFSFAYSIGSQPHVTAREKELAILATLAEHKAPYVQYAHSHSARAAGFSHEQIAQALQGQHQQQRPPTGLSDAEQAVYMAALAMARSRGPISTEDFDAAVAALGREKVAEVAHVVGGYMYVCLLSNLANEEVPSGDAVGEEDGRDDE, from the exons ATGCTATATAAAGAGGGCCCAGGACACCTGCTGAAATTGAGGTCTCCATCGTTTCTATTTCCCTCAACCTTTTTACTACTCCAATTCTTCCTTCTACGTCGATTTTCGAAGTCCCCACAAGATTCTACAGCAATGTCTCGCTTCCCTGCCATCCCTCCAAGTCAACAGACGGCCGAGCAGAGCCTGGTTGAGCCCAGTGCTCGCCgcatcttctctcatctGCCTCCCGAAGTACAATGGCAGGGTCCCTCAGGCGTCATTCTGGGTCCTTACTCTCCTCTGTA CTAcaccccctccatcatcaaacCCTGGTTCTCCTTCGCCTACTCCATCGGGTCCCAACCCCACGTCACAGCGCGCGAGAAGGAGCTCGCCATCCTCGCTACTTTAGCTGAACACAAGGCGCCCTATGTTCAGTACGCCCATTCTCACAGTGCCCGCGCTGCAGGATTCTCCCATGAGCAGATCGCGCAGGCCCTGCAGGGacaacaccagcagcagcgtcCTCCTACCGGTTTATCTGACGCTGAGCAGGCTGTCTATATGGCAGCCTTGGCGATGGCGCGGTCGAGGGGTCCTATCTCCACGGAGGATTTCGATGCAGCAGTGGCTGCCCTGGGCAGGGAGAaggtggcggaggtggctCATGTCGTAGGCGGTTATATGTATGTTTGCTTGCTGTCGAATTTGGCAAATGAGGAGGTTCCAAGCGGGGATGCGGtcggtgaagaagatgggaggGATGATGAGTAG
- the S10a gene encoding 40S ribosomal protein uS10 (BUSCO:EOG09265CFP;~COG:J;~EggNog:ENOG410PQ4U;~InterPro:IPR036838,IPR001848,IPR018268,IPR005729, IPR027486;~PFAM:PF00338;~antiSMASH:Cluster_1.17;~go_component: GO:0005840 - ribosome [Evidence IEA];~go_component: GO:0015935 - small ribosomal subunit [Evidence IEA];~go_function: GO:0003723 - RNA binding [Evidence IEA];~go_function: GO:0003735 - structural constituent of ribosome [Evidence IEA];~go_process: GO:0006412 - translation [Evidence IEA]), with translation MSFQKPEKDFGEGPKVHKIRITLTSRKVASLEKVCSELIDRARSKSLQVKGPVRLPTKTLHISTRKTPNGEGSKTWDKYEMRIHKRLIDLLAPTETVKQIIINIEAGVEVEVTIAA, from the exons ATGTCTTTCCAGAAGCCTGAGAAGGATTTCGGCGAGGGCCCT AAGGTCCACAAGATCCGTATCACCCTCACCTCTCGCAAGGTCGCTTCCCTCGAGAAGGTGTGCTCGGAGCTGATCGACCGTGCTCGCTCCAAGTCCCTCCAGGTCAAGGGTCCCGTCCGTCTTCCCACCAAGACCCTTCACATCTCCACCCGTAAGACCCCCAACGGTGAGGGTTCCAAGACCTGGGACAAGTACGAGATGCGCATCCACAAGCGTCTCATCGA CCTCCTCGCCCCCACCGAGACCGTCAAgcagatcatcatcaacatcgaggctggtgttgaggttgaggtcaCCATTGCTGCTTAA
- the PGM3 gene encoding phosphoribomutase PRM15 (COG:G;~EggNog:ENOG410PGSN;~InterPro:IPR036900,IPR016055,IPR005846,IPR005845, IPR005844,IPR005843,IPR005841,IPR016066;~PFAM:PF02879,PF02878,PF02880;~antiSMASH:Cluster_1.17;~go_function: GO:0000287 - magnesium ion binding [Evidence IEA];~go_function: GO:0016868 - intramolecular transferase activity, phosphotransferases [Evidence IEA];~go_process: GO:0005975 - carbohydrate metabolic process [Evidence IEA];~go_process: GO:0071704 - organic substance metabolic process [Evidence IEA]) gives MAAGFSCMNSLTVIQASQGLAMYLKKHHGDIASYGVVIGHDARYNSAKFAALAANAFIAQRIPVWFYSEPSVTPTVPFGVTQLHAAAGIMVTASHNPAQDNGYKVYFKNGAQINTPMDVEIARSIEENLTPWPNAWKDLQPGEYLRPKAYDNLLPHYNTAVWQYAVSLDALCFGNTGSPFLQTYTVREWKQPQPFVYTPLHGVGGLVFPSLCRSVGIKDFTVVPEQEEPNPDFPTVAFPNPEEVGALDLAMRTADREGRELIIAHDPDADRFAAAEKVNGSWFTFTGNHLGVLLASHLFDSLETIDSDTRIAVLNSTVSTCMLEKMAKAKGMHYEEALTGFKWMGNIARRLEELGYYVPFAFEEALGYMFPEVCYDKDGISAAMVFLLAQAKWNAQGLTPYTKLQQLFKEHGHHETLNTYVRSTDPELTMDLFRKIRSGQFGAGKSFGSFSIQRWRDLTEGYDSGTEDHTPTLPVDKSTQMLTLWLDREVRFTIRASGTEPKVKIYIESSGASQDQAVEAVRDTFLTVIKEWVQPFAPAMTFSEQQVTSSGTKFPVK, from the exons ATGGCAGCGGGCTTCTCTTGCATGAACTCTTTGACTGTTATTCAGGCATCGCAGGGTCTGGCGATGTACTTGAAGAAACACCATGGTGATATTGCCTCCTATGGCGTCGTCATTGGCCATGATGCTCGCTACAATTCCGCCAAGTTCGCCGCTCTGGCCGCAAATGCTTTCATCGCACAGAGGATCCCGGTCTGGTTCTACTCCGAGCCTTCTGTTACGCCAACGGTGCCTTTCGGTGTAACCCAACTGCATGCTGCTGCAGGCATCATGGTTACGGCAAGCCAT AATCCAGCACAAGATAATG GTTACAAAGT CTATTTCAAAAATGGCGCCCAGATCAATACCCCCATGGATGTGGAGATAGCTCGATCTATCGAGGAGAATTTGACACCCTGGCCCAACGCTTGGAAAGACTTGCAGCCCGGTGAATATTTGCGCCCCAAGGCGTACGACAATCTCCTGCCACACTACAACACAGCAGTATGGCAATACGCTGTGAGTCTAGATGCATTGTGCTTTGGTAACACAGGCTCACCCTTTTTGCAGACATACACAGTGCGGGAATGGAAGCAGCCACAGCCATTTGTGTACACTCCTCTGCATGGTGTAGGAGGCCTGGTATTCCCCAGCTTGTGCCGTTCCGTTGGTATCAAAGATTTCACTGTCGTcccagaacaagaagaaccgAACCCCGACTTTCCCACGGTAGCTTTTCCCAATCCCGAAGAGGTTGGAGCTTTGGATCTGGCAATGCGCACCGCGGATCGGGAGGGCAGAGAACTGATTATCGCACATGATCCGGATGCAGACCGCTTTGCGGCTGCTGAGAAGGTCAA TGGATCGTGGTTCACTTTCACTGGAAACCATTTGGGAGTACTGCTTGCATCGCACTTGTTTGATTCCTTGGAGACTATCGACAGCGACACACGAATCGCCGTGCTGAACTCGACCGTCTCGACGTGCATGTTGGAGAAAATGGCCAAGGCAAAGGGGATGCATTACGAGGAAGCATTGACCGGTTTCAAGTGGATGGGCAACATCGCGCGAAGACTCGAAGAACTCGGCTACTATGTTCCATTCGCCTTTGAAGAAGCGCTTGGATACATGTTTCCGGAGGTGTGCTACGACAAGGACGGTATTTCCGCCGCTATGGTGTTCTTGCTAGCCCAAGCCAAATGGAATGCTCAAGGACTCACCCCATATACGAAGCTTCAGCAACTCTTCAAGGAACACGGGCACCACGAGACTCTCAACACCTACGTCCGATCGACGGACCCAGAGCTCACCATGGACCTATTCCGAAAGATCAGATCTGGACAGTTCGGCGCCGGAAAGTCCTTTGGCTCCTTCAGCATCCAGCGATGGCGAGACCTGACGGAGGGTTACGACTCGGGAACCGAGGACCACACGCCCACACTTCCGGTTGATAAGAGCACCCAGATGCTGACACTATGGCTGGATCGGGAAGTCAGATTCACCATTCGTGCATCGGGCACAGAACCCAAAGTCAAAA TCTATATTGAAAGCAGCGGAGCATCGCAAGACCAAGCAGTCGAGGCTGTCCGTGACACATTCCTGACCGTTATCAAGGAATGGGTTCAGCCTTTTGCTCCAGCCATGACGTTCAGCGAGCAACAGGTTACATCCTCGGGCACTAAGTTCCCGGTGAAATAA